The Hordeum vulgare subsp. vulgare chromosome 4H, MorexV3_pseudomolecules_assembly, whole genome shotgun sequence genomic interval GATTCCTCAATCCCATTACCAGCCACACTTCCAAATGAGAAGTGCACATCTTTCTCATCTTTGAGAAGATAGTAAAGTTCCTGTCGGATGAAACCACCCTGCAAGGTAGTGATTCAAAAGATCATCAACCGTGAGAACCATCAATATTTCACATAGATCACATATTCTCAGGACCTCGGTTTTCAGACAGTCAATAATTCATATATCTTGCTTAATAAACCTCATTATACACTACCGCCACAAATGTGTGAGAGTGGCATAATCATAATTTTGGATTCTTAACCTTATCAGATTATAGAACCTCTTAAGCATTAAACCGACTCACTAGAGCTACAACATAAACAGGGCTTATAAGTAGATAACAGCCACATGACAGAAGTGATTGTATACCAAAGTTCGCTGGATTAATGAGCAAGACGAATTACACCAGTTTGAGGTGATTGCCAAACAAACTGAGCTGAGCTGGATACTGAACAAGGCAATGCCAATGGCAATTACTTCTTTGCAACTAGTACCATATTCCCCGTGGCCAGAATCATTGAAGTCCAAATCAAGTACCACGGAGGGTGTCCAGACTACAGACTACAGATGAGGTTGTGCTAGCTTAGGATCGTGCTATTGACTGAAACTTAAATCAGTTAAATAGTAGCAGTACATGGCAAAGATTCTCAAATCTATATAGGAGAAGGACCCATGCAAAGCAAAAATTTAAACCATGGCTACATTATTAAAATGGAAGTTGACCAATCATACCACGATTTTAATTCCCTGCTTAAGCTAAAACTAGTAAGCTTTCATCAAAGGGTACTCACATCTTTCCTGTAAATGGCGCCTTGGAAGTAGAGCAAGGTCGGCCGGTCGTCGTAGCCGGTGGAATCATTCAAGAAGTCGTCGACGACATGCTGGTACGGGGCGATGACGTCCTTGTCGATGTTGGCCACGCTGTGTGGGTACCTCCCAAAGTCACAGAGCACGAAGACGCAGGGCCAGAGCTTGTAGCGCGCGTCGAGCATCCCGTTGGGGTGGTGCGCGAGCACGACGTGGTCCCTCCCGCCGGACCTCCGCCACTCTGGCCGCGCGGCGAGGAACTCGATCAGCCTCCGCTGCAGCGTCCGGTCCTCACTGGTCCGCGCGGGCGGCACGACCTTGGAGTGGCGGTTGAAGCTGAGGGAGGCGAAGAAAGGCACGAAGACGACGTCGGCCCTGGCGGGGTCGCGCACCCGGACGGCGTTGCACGGCGTGGGCGCGCCCTGCTCGGAGGCGAGGAGGTCCAGCGTGAGCCAGTACTCGATGCTGTGCTGCAGGTTGAGCCCGCCGGGGTACTCCGGCACGCCGTGCCTGACGTCCGGCCAAAGGCCGCCGCCGCTCCCGGGCTCCCAGTCGAGCATGCCGAAGTGGAACTCGAGGGGCAGGTCGTACATGTAGACGCGCAGCAGCGCCTTGTCCGGATCGCATTTCCTGCCAGGAGAGGCGGAGGGGAGCCCCTGGCGGCGGGCATCGAGCgcggccggggcggcggcggagTCGAGGAGGAGGTACCAGGAGGCGAAGAAGAGCGCGGCGGCGAGGGAGAAGAACCAGACGAGCGGGTTCcggcaggaggcggcggcggccatgAAGCCGCTAGCGGTAGGCATAGCAATgcgggtggaggtggaggtgggcgGCCATGGCGCTCGGATCTGAGGAGGTGGGGGATACGTGTGTGGTATGTGGGGATGGGTCAGTGGCGGCCGCGGTCTCCTGCGTCGGGCGGGGGTGGGGCTTCGATCGATAGGGTCGGACCAGGATCCGGGGCGAGTCGAAGGAGACGGTTGCGCTTGGACGGATGCGGTGCGGCAAGAACCGAGGAACGGCTTCTTTCCAGATCCACGCAAGGACGCACGCACTTCCACCCACATTGCGGTCGCTACCCTTTTGCCGCTTTCCTCAAAGACAACGAAATTACTCTCATTCCTCACGACATGTGCAAGGGTCTCACTTtgtaaacccttaaaaataaccgtttttttaTAGTTTTCATCGGAAAAACGACGTAAACTAGAACCCTAaaaccttaaacccgtaaaaaaaattagaggtccaaccctcaaaccccttcccagcctgtagaagtgagagttgggagggaaaactgcccccaacccgcactcatTTTCCCACCTCGCACAGGAGGCAGTTGGTTCCCCCACGCGGGAGGAATCCGCAtcggccgccgccgacccccgcgctccggccgcagccccgccgccccccgcgccccagccgccgccccgccgctccTTCGCGCCCCggctgccgcccctccgcgccccgccgCCCTCCGCATCTCGGCCGCCGCCCTCCGCGCCCCCGCCGGCCcaccgcgccccggccgccgccccgccgcccctccgctccTCGGCCGcgtccccgccccgccccggacACCGCCCACCCGCGCCCCGCCCCGGTgagatttttttttactttttaagtTTTTAATTTTTGCTTCATTGGCACTAATTGTAGCCACTTGGTATGTAGATGGACTCTGTTGTCGGATTCGTTGGATTGGTCGTCATCCGACGATTCGGACAttgacgagttgttgcaagacgacgacgtcgatatgatgagcctcctcgtcgacgtgcaagcgtttgaagaccgcgtgaagcttttggatcagaggagagggtcgaagatggggcgactcaccatctacCGGAACCGCGCTCTCGGACACGAGCATTTGATGCGAGACTACTTCGCGGAGGTACCTACATATCCTCCTCGTCTCTTTCGCAGAAGGTACCGGATGCGTcgtagtttgtttgtgaagattgtcaccgATTGTGAGGCCGCCTCCTATTATTTTAAACGTCGTAGATCCGCCGCCGGTATCATGaggtttagtgcatatcaaaagatatcggaggcaatgcgggtactcgcttatggcatacccgcggattacaccgacgagtatcttcgcattgggGAAGATACAACCACGGAGTCCGTCCGTAGGTTTGCCAAGTTGGTCATCCGGTTGTATGGTGAGCAGTATCTTCGGGCATCAAACGAGGAAGATACAAAGAGATTAatggaaatgaatgaaaaaaggggatggccggggatgcttggtagtcttgattgcatgcattggaggtaGAAAAATTGCCCAAAGGCATGGCAGGGAATGTACTGCGGTAAAAGTCGTGATGCTACCATTGTGCTTGAGGCCGTAGCATCGGAGGacacatggatttggcatgcattctttgggttgccgggaacactcaatgatatcaatgtcctcAATAGATCTCCTTTGTTCAAAAGATTAATTTCTGGGGATGCTCCAGCTTGCAACTACAAAATCATGAACAATGAGTACTCAATGGGATACTATCTCACCGATGGCATCTATCCCGAATGGGCAACTCTTGTGAAGTCCATCAAGGAGAAAAATGGAGTGCCCTTAATAAGAAAGCAGGCTCATTTCACcaaggcacaagaggcagcccgcaaagatattgagagagctttcggtgttttgcaagcaaggttTGCCATAGTTCGGGGTCCAGCTCAGTTTTGGGACAAAAGAACCTTGatgaacatcatgaaatgttgtgtgtttctacacaacaggatcctagaggatgagagagggttaaacCTCCCTTGTTTCTATGACAATGTTGGTAGCCGTGTGCAACCGAAAAGAAACCCTTCTCGCATACAAGCTTTTCTTCAAGCACATCGTGAGATTGAGGATGGAACCACTCATGGTCGGCTccgggatgatctagtagagcaccacTGGCATTTGGATGGGCGGCACATTGgcccatgatgtatctttgttttaATTTTCTGtgtcctatttgattcgaacaattgttgtaatttgctcaaacattgttgtaatgatttgaataattattgttttattcggtggtgtaataataactagaatgattattgttttatgtcaaatgtgattgaatttgtgatatgtcatatgatgaaatgtgtgatatatgaaatgacagttttaagggttggggttggggcaaagactagaaccctcaaatccAGCCCTTATAATGGAATATGATGAaactccgttataagggttgggtttgagggttctagtctttgcccctgttttttaacccttaaaagtgtcaaaaatggtcaattctcaacccttaaaactggttttagatttaagggtttgagggttctactagagatgctctaaggccaACTTCAAGAAACGGGGTAAGGGTCAGTTCTTTTGGTAGCATTTTTAGGCTTCTAAATAAGTTGTTCCCTACTCTGCTTATTCTAAAAGtccaactaaaaatatttttctagAAGCCTAGTAATCAAGACTTAATTAGTAGGCTTCTAAAAATATATATTGGATTGGGCTTCTAAAACAAGTTGGGTAGGGACAGCTTATTTCAGCTTATTCTAAAAGCTACAAAAAGAACTGACCCTAAATATGGGGCGCGGTCGTTCGACGCGTTTCAGCACGCGCGTGAAAAACTCGCATGTCAAATAAAACGCGATCGTGCGAAAAAGTGGCAACGCGTGATAGTTTTCACGCGCGGCGTCCAACACGTTCTTTATAAACCACGCACGAACGCATGTAAACTGTCACCTCCCTCATCGTCTTCTTTGCCTCCACTGCTCCATCGTTGCCCTCTGCGTCCTTCTTCTTCGTTGTCGGCGCCCTTCTTTCTCGCCCCCGCCTCTCCCTTCCTTGTTGCCACGGTAACACCACACCCGAGAGCAGTTCCGGCTTCCGCGACATCCGCGCTCGCCCCTTCGACGCGTTTTAGGCGGAGGTACGTTCCGGGAACATGCGCCTCATGCTCGTCACTTTTGAGACCGCTGAAGCGGATGCCCGCCGTACGATGCGACGTCGTGCTGGCTCTCCAGGCCATGCTTGTTGATGAACTTTCCGGTCGTTCGGACGCACGAGGAGGTGCAAGCCCGCACGCCTCCCCTACAGCTAATTACTGCGGAGGACCGCCACATCCAGGCGAGGTGAGATTGTTGTCTCCTCATCGCCGAGACAAACAAGTAGGCCATGAAGGCGTGGCATCAGCGCTTCCTGCACGACATCATCGACGAGCATGAGTTCTGGGCATGGCAGAGGGTGATGCGAGCCGCGGAGCGAGCGGAATGGCGTGAGGAGAAGGCTGCAGCGCTAACGCAATGTGACCTAGGGGAGGCGTCGACATGGAGCGACAACGATGATCGCTTAGATGACGCCTTCCTCACGTCGGACTACACCACCGAGGAGAGCGAGGAGAAGTTGATCTAGTTTTATCTATTTAGTTATCGTTTCCGTTCATATTGTTTGGACTTGAACTATGTTAACaatgatatatatttttattatttatttattactGTATTTCTTATcttcaaaaaggaaaaaatagtGTTTGTGTTCGGCACGCGCGCTTTAAATCTGCAGCGCATGCTGGAGCAGCAACGTCGCTCCCCATTTTGCAGCGCGTGCTGGAGCGGAGACATTTCAACGCTGTAAAAAAATTAACGCGTCGCACCGTAGCACGCGTGTTGGAGTTGCTCTGAGGCCAACTCCAAAATTAGCCCTCCTCCAAAAAACTTCGAAGTTAGTCCATCTTCAACCGTCCGACCCAGGTAGGCATGGAGTTTTTTTTTTATCCATTTGGATCGACAAAAGGACATGCACACATCGGCACACAGGTGGGAATGTCCATTGCACCCAACGGTGTTGCCTCAATTGGTGAGATGTGTGTCCCTGTCATTTCCTCGAACACCTAGCAGGTGCGGCCGTCGTCGGCTTCGGCAACGACGAGCTTCCGGCCGATGTAGCAGTCGAGAGAGGCTGTGAGGTCGAAGAGCACGGCGGCGGTTCTACACATGCTCTCCTGCGTGGCGGAGCCTAGCACTACTATTGTTGAGCGCGAGGGGGGTGAGCTATCGTGGTCGGGCGCGAGTGAGAGTGAGGTGTCGTGGCCGGGCGCGACCCTTCGCGACGCAGGCACAACAGTCGTGGCATAACCGTGGGTTCCCTCCATGGAGTGGCGGAGCTATGTGCAATGCTGAGGGGGcgctgcccccccccctccgaGGTGCTGCATGTTTAGTGAAGGAAAAAATAGAGCCTTAAATTAAGAAGATTGTTGTTATTTGCCCCCCCCCAAAGGTGCATATTTTCTCTTTGGCCCCCCTTCAATTCTCCGCTAACTCCGTCAGTGCCTCCATGGTCGGCACACGCAACGCGCGGCCAGGAGCGAGGTCAACGCGTCAGCAACCTAAATCCCATGTTCTACACTGTCAAAATATTCAATTAGTTGTTTCGTACCAGTTCACCTACAATGACGAAGATCCAACAATGAAGATTGAAGCTAGCGATATCAAGATCATAAGGGCTCCGTTAGTGTTGTTCATCACCTGTTCGCCATTATCCTTTTTACTCTGTCTTTTTATCTCGCTTTCCATCTGGGATATAAGGTATAAGTCGCATGCGTGCGCGTGGTTGGTTCCCCATTCTTGTATCCCAAATGCCACAAAAGCCTAGCTTATCTAGACTCTACAATAGGAATCCCCAAATTCATAGTTGGGTCTACATTATCATGAGTTAATTTTAGTTCGAGTTTGTATTGATTATTTGACTGTGTGGTTGATCTTAGCTAGGATCTGACACATTGGTACCATTGCGATCTATCCTTGGCGGTGTGGAGACGACAAGTAGCTAGGCGGCACAtgatgacggtagactattcgccTGCAAACCGGTAGTAGAGGTATGCCTATTGAAAAGGGACGATCCAATTTCCtcacttgggcaccgtggtgcttgacatttgtagttatgtggtgaagatggagccatgccttgctaatataataaagatggatatgGATGAAAAAATCTTTTaggatcgtacactttgaaaAATTAATTGTTTTGGTGCTTATACTTACAAATATtattgtgttaatatttgttattcatcatttctcaatgagcatcatttacctactcgaggacgagcgggaattaagtttaagggtgcttgatacgtctccaacgtatctaccgtttttggttgttccatgctattatgttatcattttagaacactttttatgtaCTTAACTAccaatatttattatttttgagcactaacctattaacccagtgtcgAGTTCGACTTgctcttttctgcatgtttttccacttttcaggttttcagtaccaaacgaagtccaattgacctaaaaaattttgtgatttttttcttgaccaaaacaagaccgtggagcatcggaAGGAGGCAGTTGGGtgcatgagggccccacaagccaactggGCATGGCCTGGgaacgccttgatggcttgtggccccctcatgGATCTCCCAACttgttctttggcctataaattcccatctaccctaaaaacatcgagggaggtcctgaaacactttttaagCCATCACGAGTCTctattccgatgggaggccatctagagctccatttCGGCACTATgttggagggggatcgatcagagaggtcttcatcaaccttgttgccctcatgatgatgtgtgagtagttcaccacaaacctacgggtccatagctagtacctagatg includes:
- the LOC123448753 gene encoding probable arabinosyltransferase ARAD1; protein product: MPTASGFMAAAASCRNPLVWFFSLAAALFFASWYLLLDSAAAPAALDARRQGLPSASPGRKCDPDKALLRVYMYDLPLEFHFGMLDWEPGSGGGLWPDVRHGVPEYPGGLNLQHSIEYWLTLDLLASEQGAPTPCNAVRVRDPARADVVFVPFFASLSFNRHSKVVPPARTSEDRTLQRRLIEFLAARPEWRRSGGRDHVVLAHHPNGMLDARYKLWPCVFVLCDFGRYPHSVANIDKDVIAPYQHVVDDFLNDSTGYDDRPTLLYFQGAIYRKDGGFIRQELYYLLKDEKDVHFSFGSVAGNGIEESTRGMRASKFCLNIAGDTPSSNRLFDSIVSHCVPVIISDEIELPFEDMLDYSKFCIIVRGADAVKKGFLINLIKGISPEEWTSMWNKLREVEGHFEYQYPSQPEDAVQMIWKTIARKVPSIRLKVNRLRRFSWTEANKTNDSPARSSWLENQAR